From Roseovarius pelagicus:
TCCTGCCCAGCGGCGCCGTGGCCCATGTGGCCGCCACCCGCAAGACCGGCACAGCCGCCGAAGACGTGCTGTCGCGCGAGGATTTCGCCACCGCCCGTGACGAGATCACCCAATGGGAGGGCTATGAGCCGACCCCGCTGGTCTCGCTGGACGCGCTTGCGCAGACGATCAGCGTCGCAGAGATCCTCTACAAACACGAAGGCCCGCGCTTTGGCCTCGGCAGTTTCAAGGCGCTCGGCGGCTCCTATGCCGCATTGCGCGTGCTGCAGCGCGAAATCTCGGCCAAGCTTGGCCGCGACGTGCCCCTCGCCGACATCCGCAATGGCAAACACGCCGACGATTGCGCCGAAATCACCCTCGTCTCAGCCACCGACGGCAATCACGGCCGATCCCTGGCCTGGGGCTGCCAGCGCTTTGGCGCCCCCTGCCGGATCTACATTCACGCCGAGGTCAGCGATGGCCGCGCCGAAGCCATGCGCGCTCTGGGGGCCGAGGTCATCCGCATCGCGGGCGATTATGACGACTCGGTCGATCTGGCCAAGACCGAAGCCGAGGCGAACAATTGGTTCGTGGTTTCCGACACCTCCTGGCCCGGCTATTCGATGCCGCCGCGTGACGTGATGGCAGGCTATGGCGTCATGGTTCAGGAAATTTGCGAGGCCCTGAACGACGCCCCGAGCCATGTGTTCCTGCAGGGCGGCGTCGGCGGCCTTGCGGCCGGCGTGGTGGCTGGCCTGCGCCAATATTGGGGCGACGCCTCGCCGCGTGTGGTCATCGTCGAACCCGAACTCGCCGCCTGCCTCTTCGAAAGCGCCAAGACCGGCAAGGCCACCAATGTCACCATCGAACAGGAAACGCTGATGGCCGGGCTCTCCTGCGGCGAGCCGTCCGAGATGGCCTGGGAAATCCTCGCCGAAGAGGCCAGCGATTTTCTCACCATTCCCGAGGCTCTCGTCGCCCCGAGCGTGCGGTTGCTGGCACGTCCGCTGGGCGGTGACACCGCCACCGAAGCGGGTGAAAGCGCCGTCGCCGGGCTCGCCGCGCTGATCGCGTCGCGCCAGGATGCCGCTTTGTCGGAAAAGCTGGGGCTCGACAACACCTCCCGGGTGCTATTGATCGGATCCGAAGGGGTCACCGACCCGGCGATCTTCGAGATGATTATGGAGGGGCGAGATGCAGCCTAACACGCTCGACAGAGGCTTTCCCAACGCGGAATTCGAAGCCAGAACCAAACGCGCCCAGGCGCTGATGGCCAAGGACGGGCTCGACGGCCTGCTGCTGATGACCGAACCCGAGGTGCGGTATTTCACCGGTTTCCAGACCCTCTTCTGGCAGAGCCCGACCCGGCCTTGGTTCGTCTTTGTCCCGGCCGAGGGCAAACCCGTGGCCGTGATCCCCGAGATCGGCGCCGAGCTTATGCGGCGTTCCTGGCTAGACGATGTGCGGACCTGGTCGGCCCCCGTGCCCGAGGATGACGGCGTTAGCCTTCTGACAGAACTGTTGATGCCGCTCGCCCGAGCGAAGTCCCGTTTGGGGGTGCTCAAGGGCCATGAAACGCTGCTGCGAATGCCGTTGGGCGACTGGGAGCGGCTGCTCGCCGCCTTGCCCGGGCTCGAGATCGCGGATGCCACCGGGCTTGTTCAGGGGCTCCGCATGGTCAAGACACCCGCCGAGATCGAAAAGCTCGCCCATATCTGCGCTATCGGCTCGACCACGTTCGAACGTGTCCCCGAGATGGTGAGCCTGGGCCTTCCGTTCGAGGAGCTGTTCCGCCGCTTCCGCCGCGAGGCGCTGGCACAGGGCGCGGATGACGCCCCCTACGTGGTCGGCGCGGCGGATCAGGGCGGCTATGCCGACTGTATCTCGCCGCCCTCACGCCGTCCGCTGACCGCAGGCGACGTGCTGATGCTCGACACCGGCTGTGTCTGGGATGGCTATTTCTGTGATTTCGACCGGAACTGGGCCATCGGCCGCGCTAATGACAGCGCCCGACGCGCTTATGACGTGCTGTGGCGCGCCACCGAGGCCGGGCTCGAAGCCGCGCGACCGGGCAATACCTGTCACGACCTGTTTTCCGCGATGTCTGCGGTCATTTCCGAACTGGACGACAGCGGCGGCGATATCGGCCGGCTGGGTCACGGACTGGGCATGCAACTGACTGAACAGCCCTCGCACATGGCAGGCGTCGGCACGGTGCTGCAAGAGAACATGGTGCTGACCTTGGAACCCTCACTGTCCTATGGGGATGGGATGATGATGGTTCATGAAGAAAACATCGTCGTAACTCCAGAAGGTGGCCGCCTCTTGACCACACGCGCCGCTCCCGAACTGCCTGTGATTTGAACATAGCGGGGGCAGAAAATTTGCCCCTGTTTTGGTACATACTGTGCTATCGAAGCGTTGTCGCCGCTCGCACTGTGTGGCCGTTCTTCATTATTGTACCACCCGCAGCCCTCACAACTCGTTATCACCGACTGGAAGCATTCGACGCTTGGAGAGCGCAGCAAGCGTCGCCTGATTGACGCTCGCTGCACTTGAGATGGTTGCAATAAGTTAACATGATAACAACTGTTTAAGGCTGTTGTGATCCATTCGTACCATCGATCTGATGATCTGAAAGAAGTTCGATAATTCTGACCAGGCCAGAATGGTCTGTATCGCCCAGTCCTTGAGCCAAGCACGCATTCATAAATTGGTGGCAACTGGCGGTATTTGGGAGAGAAACACCGATGTCCTGCGCGCTGGAAAGTGCCAGTCTCAGGTCCTTGTGATGGAGTTTGATCCGAAATCCCGGATCAAACGTCCGGTCGATCATACGTTCTCCGTGGACCTCAAGTATTTTCGAAGATGCGAAACCACCCATCAATGCCTCGCGCACCCGCCGGGGATCCGCCCCCGCCTTAGAGGCGAAAACCAAGGCTTCGGCCACTGCCTGGATATTCAGCGCAACAATTATCTGGTTGGCCACCTTTGCCGTCTGGCCTGTCCCGGCGGCCCCCACATGCGTGATATTTTTTCCCATAATCTCGAACAACGGTAGCGCGCGGGACAAGGCTTTGTCAGAGCCTCCGCACATAATGCTCAAAGTCGCGTTTTTAGCGCCAACTTCTCCGCCTGATACCGGCGCATCAACAAAATCGCAGCCCAACTTTTCAAGCTGTGCCGCAATATCAGCAGTCGCAACGGGAGAAATCGAGCTCATGTCAATGATCAGCTTACCCTTTAGCATGGCATTGCCGATGCCGTCCGCTCCTACCAGAACTTCTTCGACCTGCCGGGTGTCTGGAAGCATGGTGATGATGATGTCCGAATTCTCGGTCACTTCCCTAACGCTTGGGTGCAGTACCAGCCCGCGCTCTATCAGCCATGCGGGGGCCGGCGTGTTATGGACTGTGCTGTGAAGCTCATGACCTGCGTCAATAAGGTGCCCCGCCATCGGCGCTCCCATTATCCCCAATCCGATAAATCCAATCTTACTCATTGCGGTTTGCTCCTGTGATTTGTCGCGTTTCCTTGGTTTTTTCCGTGTCGTGAACCGCGGGCGAAATGCTTTCTCCGGCTGCTTCAGAGACTGTGGCCTTGTTCGAAGACCGACTTGCAACCAGCGCGAACAGCCCCAACGCTCCGAACGTTGTGCCTGCAAGGATTGGCAATCTGTAACTGCCGCCGAAATCATACAGCAGCCCCGTAATTGACGGCGCCGTAAGGCCAGCTAGCCCGTACCCCACATTTAGCCTTCCAAACAGAAAACCGGCATTCGCGCTGCCGTAGCGGTACGCCAAGAGAGTAACAAACATTGTCACCGTCGATCCGAAACCCACCCCCAGTACAAGGATTGCAACAATCCAAACGCCAACCGGAAAACCGGCATTCAATGCCAGCAGGCCCAGAAGAAGAACACTCAAGCCAATCATGGGTGCCATTTTTGGGGAGCTGCGTTCTACGAAAACTCCGCCCAGCAGCGCGCCGACCAGGTAACCCGAGTTGAGCACAAAAGGTGCCAGTACCGAGAGATGGTCTGCGGCCCCGAGCTCGCGCAAGATGGCAACGCCGTGGCTCATGACCATGAGCCCAATGTAGCAAAATGCAAAAAAAGCGATGCCAAAACCCAAGAATGGCTTGCCCATAGCTATGCGACTTCCAGCTGGGTCTTTCCAATTTTGGTCAATTCTGGCGTCTTCTGTGTTCGGCAACTTCCAAAGTAACGGGGATACGACGAGATAGATCAACGCGAGTATCCCAAACAGATTTGGAATCTGAGCTTGGGAAATCCCCGTGGTTACCGCGACCGCTGACAATGCCATTCCGCTTGCAGCGAAAGACGCCACCACTATGCCCACCGCTAAACCTTTGTTTTTCCGGCAGGCCGCCTGTGCATAGGCAATTGAAAGGCCGTAACCAATACCCGCCGCTGTGCCAAAGATGACGCCCGGACCCAGCAACAAACTCATATATCCGGGAAGCAGGAAAAACAGAAAGTGGCCTGCCCCCGCGGCCATAACGACCAGTGGCGCCAGAACAGAAGGTGACATCCGTCGCGCTATTGGGTCGTGGACATAAACCCCCAAGGTAAAGCACGTCAGCCCTATCCCCGGCACGATGCTCAACGCAGAGCGGGGGAGATCCAGAAAACCTTCCAACGGTGCAAGTAGAATGCCCCAGCCGTACATGACACCCATAAGAAAGTTGATGACAACACCGGATAGTAAAAGGGGATACCGGGTTCGCTTAGCCACGCGGACCCTACATTGAGATGTCATTCTTTTCATTGCCAAATGCGGGAATGAGAGACCCGAGTGCCAACGGCTCTCGAACTCTGACATTTCCCTAATATTGCTGGTCCAGGTCGACCGTGTTTTTCAATTCCCGGCCGTCAATGAACCGGCCGAGATTTTCGAACAAGAGGTCCAGACTTCGATCTGCGTGATGATCGGGATCATTCGACGATGAATGTGGCGTGATGATCAGATTTGGTGTTTGCCACAAAGGTGATGTTTCAGGCAGGGGTTCCTGATCAAAGACATCGACAACCGCACTGATCTTTCCCGCCTCCAAAACCCGCTGCAAGGCCGCGTAGTCAACCAGATCCGCGCGGCTGTAATTCACGAAACCTGCCCCGGTTTTCATCAGGTCAAAGGCGTCTTGGCCAAATACACGTTCAGTTGACGGGGTGTGGGGGGCAGTAACAACAATGAAGTCTGCCAATGGCAGCAATTTGGCAAGATCCTGTGGTTGGTACATGTCATCCACATATTCATGATCCTTACCCGTTCTTCGAATACCGATCACGCGAAGTCCGAAACTTCTGGCAATTCTGGCAACGTCCCCCCCCACGTGACCGACGCCATAAATCAAGACCGTTTTGCCTCGAATCCGGCTACTGTGAAGCTTTTCCCATTTTGCCTTGCGCTGGTTAGTCATCATCTCCGGCAAACGGTTGTTGAGCCCAAGCATGCCCATAAAGACATACTCGCTTGCGCGCTCACCATGAACGCCACGGCTGTTCGTGAGGCAAACATCCTTTGGCACCCAAGTCAGGGGCAACAGATGGTTCACACCCGCTCCCTGCAAGTGAATCCACCGCAGTGACGGGGCCAACTCGGTTACATTTTCACGCTCAAAATCCCAGCAAAACAACGCATCCGCGGTGGACATGGCGTCCCTGAAGCCCTTGCCGTCCGTTCCCATCGTGATCTTGACTTTGTTGGCGATGTCGGGATGACGCTCCAAAGCACGGTCTAGACGCTCTTGAGTGGTTTCCAATATGTCACCCAGTTTCGAACAGTTTTCGATGTGCAAGTGCACCATTTTCTCATCCATTGTGATTAGGTTTTCCGGGAAAGCACGAGTGCGGGACACCGGCTGACCCGCGACACTCAAGCGAAGCTGAACACGGTGGCCGGATTATCGACGAACACTGTCGCAACCTGTTCTTCGGACAGCCCGCGTTTGCGCAACCGTGGTATGATATTTGTGATCAGATGGTCATACCCCGGACCGCCATAGGCGTGTAATCTGTGTTTGGTTGCAATGTCATGGGATAACAGAATCTGACGCTCGTAACCCTGTTCGAAATGCCAGAGAACAGCATCCATTCTTTGCGCATCCGACGGCATATCCACCTTTGGGTTCGGCGGATAGTACGAGCTTTCGTTGCCATACAGGTCATATTCAAGATAGACGCCCGTATCCGCCAGATCCTTGAGCCAAGCACGATCAAGGCAGGTCCGGTCGATGTGGCAGATGATCGTGCGTGACAGATCACCACCAGCCTTGTCGACTATCTCGGCGATTTCGATAGGCGATTCCGGTTCACGGCCCGGATGAACCATCAAGGCGGCACCGGTCTCTTTTTGGGCCTGTGTTGCGGCTCTTAAACTCTTCTTTTCATTGTCCCACCACGGATATGTGCATCCGATCTCACCGATAAGCCCGGCGCGGATTCCCGTATCCCCAACACCTTCCTCGATATCCCTGATAATTTCTCTGGTCACGTCATCTTCGCTGAGATCGTTCAGGGTATCAGGGTGCGTGGGGCCGATGTAGTAACCGGACCCCATGATTACGTGTGTGTTTGTGAGTCGGGAAACACGCGCAAGCCCTACTGGATCGCGTGCCAGACCGATATTCGTAGGGTCAACGATCGTTCGGCCGCCTGCGGCCACGAAATGACCCAGTTCAGACACGGCAACCTCTTCATCCTTGAGTTCGACATTGTGCCAGTTGGAGGTCCAATGGTAGCCAACCCAATCGCGGTTCTCGAGCGATATTTTTTCGTGCGCCTTCTGACGCTGGCTGATCTCAGTCGGTTCCACGAACATGAACGTTCCGTCAATATAGATATGTTCATGGGCAAGCGTAACTCCGAGGTCGTTGCCATCCACCAGTCCCAAAACTGTCTGGGTGAGGCCACGTCGATTTTCATTAGACATTTGACTTATTCCGATTGTTTGGAAACTTGAGGGTTGGCACCCAAGTGGAACCCGGTGCCAACTTAACGGATTTGACGTTTGATACTCTTACCCGTCGAACCACCAGCGCTGCGCAGCGCGACCACCATCCAGCATCCAGGCGGCCGACAATTCACCACTGTGCCTGACGTTGCTGCGACGTCCATAAACGTAGTTCGGAAAATAGGGGATCACAGTGCCGCCATCGTCTCGGGCGATCATACCCATCTCACGATACATTTCCGCGCGTTTTACATCGTCCAACTGGGATTTGGCTTCAGTAAGGATTTCGTTGAACCTGGGGTTTTTCCAACGGGCTTCGTTCCAGGATGAATCATCTTTATACGTCGAGGTGTAGATCAGATCCGGTGTTGGGCGTGGCCCCCAAGAAGACAAGCACCAAGGCTTTTTGAGCCAAACGTTTGACCAGTAACCATCGTTGGGCTCGCGAACTACATTTATG
This genomic window contains:
- a CDS encoding diaminopropionate ammonia-lyase, which gives rise to MTNLLPSGAVAHVAATRKTGTAAEDVLSREDFATARDEITQWEGYEPTPLVSLDALAQTISVAEILYKHEGPRFGLGSFKALGGSYAALRVLQREISAKLGRDVPLADIRNGKHADDCAEITLVSATDGNHGRSLAWGCQRFGAPCRIYIHAEVSDGRAEAMRALGAEVIRIAGDYDDSVDLAKTEAEANNWFVVSDTSWPGYSMPPRDVMAGYGVMVQEICEALNDAPSHVFLQGGVGGLAAGVVAGLRQYWGDASPRVVIVEPELAACLFESAKTGKATNVTIEQETLMAGLSCGEPSEMAWEILAEEASDFLTIPEALVAPSVRLLARPLGGDTATEAGESAVAGLAALIASRQDAALSEKLGLDNTSRVLLIGSEGVTDPAIFEMIMEGRDAA
- a CDS encoding M24 family metallopeptidase — translated: MQPNTLDRGFPNAEFEARTKRAQALMAKDGLDGLLLMTEPEVRYFTGFQTLFWQSPTRPWFVFVPAEGKPVAVIPEIGAELMRRSWLDDVRTWSAPVPEDDGVSLLTELLMPLARAKSRLGVLKGHETLLRMPLGDWERLLAALPGLEIADATGLVQGLRMVKTPAEIEKLAHICAIGSTTFERVPEMVSLGLPFEELFRRFRREALAQGADDAPYVVGAADQGGYADCISPPSRRPLTAGDVLMLDTGCVWDGYFCDFDRNWAIGRANDSARRAYDVLWRATEAGLEAARPGNTCHDLFSAMSAVISELDDSGGDIGRLGHGLGMQLTEQPSHMAGVGTVLQENMVLTLEPSLSYGDGMMMVHEENIVVTPEGGRLLTTRAAPELPVI
- a CDS encoding 2-hydroxy-3-oxopropionate reductase, whose protein sequence is MSKIGFIGLGIMGAPMAGHLIDAGHELHSTVHNTPAPAWLIERGLVLHPSVREVTENSDIIITMLPDTRQVEEVLVGADGIGNAMLKGKLIIDMSSISPVATADIAAQLEKLGCDFVDAPVSGGEVGAKNATLSIMCGGSDKALSRALPLFEIMGKNITHVGAAGTGQTAKVANQIIVALNIQAVAEALVFASKAGADPRRVREALMGGFASSKILEVHGERMIDRTFDPGFRIKLHHKDLRLALSSAQDIGVSLPNTASCHQFMNACLAQGLGDTDHSGLVRIIELLSDHQIDGTNGSQQP
- a CDS encoding MFS transporter — encoded protein: MAKRTRYPLLLSGVVINFLMGVMYGWGILLAPLEGFLDLPRSALSIVPGIGLTCFTLGVYVHDPIARRMSPSVLAPLVVMAAGAGHFLFFLLPGYMSLLLGPGVIFGTAAGIGYGLSIAYAQAACRKNKGLAVGIVVASFAASGMALSAVAVTTGISQAQIPNLFGILALIYLVVSPLLWKLPNTEDARIDQNWKDPAGSRIAMGKPFLGFGIAFFAFCYIGLMVMSHGVAILRELGAADHLSVLAPFVLNSGYLVGALLGGVFVERSSPKMAPMIGLSVLLLGLLALNAGFPVGVWIVAILVLGVGFGSTVTMFVTLLAYRYGSANAGFLFGRLNVGYGLAGLTAPSITGLLYDFGGSYRLPILAGTTFGALGLFALVASRSSNKATVSEAAGESISPAVHDTEKTKETRQITGANRNE
- a CDS encoding D-2-hydroxyacid dehydrogenase; amino-acid sequence: MDEKMVHLHIENCSKLGDILETTQERLDRALERHPDIANKVKITMGTDGKGFRDAMSTADALFCWDFERENVTELAPSLRWIHLQGAGVNHLLPLTWVPKDVCLTNSRGVHGERASEYVFMGMLGLNNRLPEMMTNQRKAKWEKLHSSRIRGKTVLIYGVGHVGGDVARIARSFGLRVIGIRRTGKDHEYVDDMYQPQDLAKLLPLADFIVVTAPHTPSTERVFGQDAFDLMKTGAGFVNYSRADLVDYAALQRVLEAGKISAVVDVFDQEPLPETSPLWQTPNLIITPHSSSNDPDHHADRSLDLLFENLGRFIDGRELKNTVDLDQQY
- a CDS encoding phosphotriesterase family protein — translated: MSNENRRGLTQTVLGLVDGNDLGVTLAHEHIYIDGTFMFVEPTEISQRQKAHEKISLENRDWVGYHWTSNWHNVELKDEEVAVSELGHFVAAGGRTIVDPTNIGLARDPVGLARVSRLTNTHVIMGSGYYIGPTHPDTLNDLSEDDVTREIIRDIEEGVGDTGIRAGLIGEIGCTYPWWDNEKKSLRAATQAQKETGAALMVHPGREPESPIEIAEIVDKAGGDLSRTIICHIDRTCLDRAWLKDLADTGVYLEYDLYGNESSYYPPNPKVDMPSDAQRMDAVLWHFEQGYERQILLSHDIATKHRLHAYGGPGYDHLITNIIPRLRKRGLSEEQVATVFVDNPATVFSFA